One genomic window of uncultured Umboniibacter sp. includes the following:
- the lpxC gene encoding UDP-3-O-acyl-N-acetylglucosamine deacetylase has product MIKQRTIQRAIKGSGIGLHTGKKVFFTLVPAAPDSGIVFRRVDLEPAIDIPASALYVGETTLSTTLVKDGVKVSTIEHMMSAFAGLGIDNLIVELSAEEVPIMDGSSAPFVFLIQNAGIEEQNAAKKFIRVKKKVSVKVDGKEATLLPYEGFKINFEIDFDHPVLKNTRMDCEVDFSNTSFVEAISRARTFGFTHEIEYLRSKGLVQGGSVDNAIVVDEFRILNEGGLRYDDEFVRHKILDAVGDLYTAGFALLADFRAYKSGHYLNNLILRELFAQEDAFEVVTFDTGASEPIHYAPGALNIA; this is encoded by the coding sequence ATGATCAAACAACGCACGATACAACGCGCTATTAAAGGATCGGGAATCGGCCTTCACACAGGGAAAAAAGTATTTTTTACCCTTGTGCCTGCTGCCCCAGATTCTGGCATTGTATTTCGCCGCGTGGATCTAGAACCAGCGATTGATATTCCTGCATCAGCGCTTTACGTTGGCGAAACTACCCTATCTACAACGCTAGTTAAAGATGGCGTTAAGGTCTCCACGATTGAGCACATGATGTCAGCGTTTGCTGGGCTAGGTATCGATAACTTGATTGTTGAATTATCGGCTGAAGAAGTTCCTATTATGGACGGCTCTTCGGCACCCTTTGTTTTTCTTATTCAAAATGCGGGAATTGAAGAGCAAAATGCAGCGAAGAAATTTATCCGCGTGAAGAAGAAAGTATCCGTTAAGGTTGATGGCAAAGAAGCAACATTGCTCCCTTACGAAGGATTTAAAATCAATTTTGAAATTGATTTCGATCACCCTGTTCTTAAAAATACCCGAATGGACTGTGAAGTAGATTTCTCCAACACGTCGTTCGTTGAGGCGATTAGCCGAGCACGAACCTTCGGATTTACTCATGAGATCGAATATCTCCGCTCTAAAGGCCTTGTGCAAGGTGGTTCCGTGGATAACGCAATCGTTGTCGATGAGTTTCGAATCCTTAATGAGGGAGGGCTGCGTTATGATGATGAGTTCGTTCGCCACAAGATTTTGGACGCAGTGGGTGACCTGTATACTGCAGGCTTTGCATTATTGGCAGACTTCCGCGCTTACAAATCAGGACACTATCTCAATAACTTGATCCTCCGCGAGCTGTTTGCTCAGGAAGACGCCTTTGAAGTCGTTACGTTTGATACGGGTGCATCGGAACCAATCCACTACGCGCCAGGGGCACTTAACATAGCGTAA
- a CDS encoding M23 family metallopeptidase → MKLIVVNSKHNRSRHLSIGMWSSFVLSACFLGVPAGVGFVVGQYLSEGEQSELLNAETIQAWQSKVAEQRRQMDELAEQEGLNQHAIEVQLAAMQSQLLRIDALGERLTDIAGIDGDEFDFSQAPALGGPLSTPNNDHDYAPNVDFVVEDEVANFSALLSHRSDQLNVLESLLLNENQQRATRLAGRPITSGWLSSRFGYRTDPFSGRRAWHNGVDFAGAEGADVISVAAGVVTWSASRHGYGNLIEINHGNGLVTRYGHNKDLKVQAGDVVRRGDVIASMGSTGRSTGPHVHFEVYKHGRAVDPASYVNRTHR, encoded by the coding sequence ATGAAATTAATTGTAGTAAACAGTAAACATAATCGCTCGCGTCACCTTTCCATCGGAATGTGGTCGAGCTTTGTGCTGTCTGCGTGTTTCTTAGGTGTGCCAGCAGGTGTCGGCTTCGTGGTAGGGCAGTACCTTAGCGAAGGTGAACAAAGTGAGCTTTTAAATGCTGAGACTATTCAGGCGTGGCAATCAAAAGTTGCTGAACAACGTCGGCAAATGGATGAATTAGCCGAGCAAGAAGGTCTAAATCAGCATGCGATTGAAGTACAACTTGCCGCAATGCAGTCCCAATTACTTCGTATTGATGCTCTCGGTGAGCGTTTAACGGATATCGCCGGAATCGACGGTGATGAATTCGATTTCAGCCAGGCTCCCGCGTTAGGTGGGCCGTTATCGACTCCGAATAACGATCATGATTATGCGCCGAACGTTGATTTTGTAGTAGAGGATGAGGTTGCAAACTTCTCAGCACTGCTAAGCCACCGCAGCGACCAGCTAAACGTTCTCGAATCACTACTGCTTAATGAGAACCAGCAGCGTGCGACACGTTTGGCCGGACGCCCAATTACCTCCGGCTGGCTGTCTTCTCGCTTTGGTTATCGTACTGACCCATTCTCTGGTCGTCGAGCATGGCATAATGGTGTTGATTTTGCAGGTGCTGAAGGCGCCGATGTCATCAGTGTGGCAGCAGGAGTCGTCACTTGGTCGGCTTCGCGACACGGCTATGGAAATTTGATTGAGATTAACCATGGCAATGGCCTAGTTACTCGCTATGGTCATAACAAAGATTTGAAGGTCCAAGCTGGCGATGTGGTTCGACGAGGTGATGTCATCGCCTCGATGGGCTCAACGGGTCGATCTACTGGACCACATGTTCATTTTGAAGTTTACAAGCACGGTCGCGCTGTCGATCCTGCCTCCTACGTAAATCGCACACACCGCTGA
- the secA gene encoding preprotein translocase subunit SecA: MFTKFVTKIVGTKNDRQIKKMRKTVVQINSYEEVYRELSDEALKDLTIDFRNRIEAGTSLEDILPEAFAAVREAADRALGLRHYDVQMLGGIALHNANIAEMRTGEGKTLVATLPTYLNAIAKRGAHVITVNEYLAARDAEWMRPVYEALGLTVGVNVPGLSHEEKSNAYKADITYGTNTEFGFDYLRDNMAHSSEQRVQRALNFAIVDEVDSILIDEARTPLIISGAAQDSSKMYQLVNKMVPALKPQRAVEGDEVLDESEHGDFVIDEKHRQVELTEDGHEKVEQMFIRAGLLKAEDSLYSPTNLQLLHFILAGLKAHHLFHREQQYILAEGQVVLIDEHTGRTMEGRRLSEGLHQAIEAKEGMKIQQESQTLASTTYQNYFRLYPKLSGMTGTADTEAFEFRSIYGLDVIVVPTHTAVQRKDLNDLIYLSIEDKYTAIVADIKELLKTDSPILVGTGSIEDSELVSKSLKKAGIKHEVLNAKQHEREADIIAQAGRPGSVTVATNMAGRGTDIVLGGNYEVELSKLDKPSEEEVIKLREAWQKRHDAVIAAGGLHIIGTVRHESRRIDNQLRGRAGRQGDPGVSRFYLSLDDDLMRIFASDRVKNMMQALGMEKGEAIEHRMVTNAIEKAQRKVEGRNFDIRKSLLEYDDIANEQRQEVYQVRNEILESTDLSEMILRIREDVLAETVADYIPAMSLEENWDVEGLERVLEAEFALKLPISEWIDAEKDIDEERIAERVLNAAVEYYEQKSAEVGVTMRLIEKQVMLQVVDTHWKDHLSNMDHLRQGVNLRAYAQKNPKQEYKRESFELFSEMLSNIKTEMIRFLSVMQVKRPDEAEMLERQRAEAAEKERANAALNQKPAAPRGPRVGRNDPCPCGSGKKFKQCHGQLNK; this comes from the coding sequence ATGTTTACTAAATTCGTTACTAAGATCGTTGGTACTAAGAACGATCGCCAAATTAAAAAAATGCGCAAGACCGTTGTGCAAATCAATTCCTATGAAGAAGTTTATCGCGAGCTAAGCGATGAAGCGCTCAAAGATTTAACGATTGATTTTAGAAACCGTATCGAAGCGGGTACGTCACTCGAAGATATTCTGCCGGAAGCATTTGCCGCGGTTCGCGAAGCTGCAGATAGAGCCTTAGGTCTGCGCCACTATGATGTCCAAATGTTAGGCGGTATTGCACTTCACAACGCGAATATTGCCGAAATGCGCACCGGTGAAGGTAAAACGCTGGTAGCTACGCTACCCACCTACCTGAATGCTATTGCCAAGCGCGGGGCGCACGTGATCACGGTTAACGAATATCTTGCGGCTCGTGATGCAGAATGGATGAGACCCGTCTACGAAGCCCTAGGTCTAACGGTAGGTGTCAACGTCCCAGGTCTCTCCCATGAGGAGAAGAGTAACGCGTATAAAGCGGACATCACTTACGGTACGAATACTGAATTTGGCTTTGATTATCTTCGCGATAACATGGCGCATTCAAGTGAGCAGCGCGTTCAGCGGGCACTCAACTTTGCTATTGTTGATGAAGTTGACTCCATTCTGATTGATGAAGCGCGTACCCCATTGATTATCTCCGGTGCAGCGCAAGATTCATCAAAGATGTACCAGTTAGTTAACAAGATGGTTCCAGCTTTGAAGCCGCAACGCGCTGTTGAAGGTGATGAGGTACTGGACGAAAGTGAGCATGGTGATTTCGTCATTGACGAGAAGCATCGCCAGGTTGAGTTGACCGAAGATGGTCACGAGAAAGTCGAACAAATGTTTATTCGAGCGGGCCTTCTGAAGGCTGAAGACTCACTGTACTCGCCAACGAATTTGCAGCTACTTCACTTCATTCTAGCCGGCTTAAAGGCTCACCACCTATTCCACCGCGAGCAGCAGTATATTTTGGCTGAAGGGCAGGTTGTTCTGATTGATGAGCATACCGGCCGAACAATGGAAGGACGTCGTCTCAGTGAAGGGCTTCATCAGGCGATTGAAGCAAAGGAAGGGATGAAGATTCAGCAGGAATCGCAAACGCTGGCGTCAACTACCTATCAGAATTACTTCCGTCTCTACCCGAAACTATCGGGCATGACGGGTACCGCAGATACCGAAGCCTTCGAATTCCGTTCTATTTATGGGCTCGATGTGATTGTGGTACCTACCCATACTGCCGTGCAGCGTAAGGATTTGAATGATCTAATTTATCTTTCGATTGAAGATAAGTACACGGCAATTGTGGCGGATATTAAGGAGCTTCTAAAAACTGACTCACCTATCCTCGTGGGTACGGGCTCAATTGAAGATTCCGAGCTAGTTTCTAAGTCCTTGAAGAAAGCGGGCATCAAGCACGAAGTACTTAACGCTAAGCAGCATGAGCGTGAAGCCGATATTATTGCTCAGGCAGGCCGTCCAGGTTCGGTAACAGTCGCCACGAATATGGCTGGTCGAGGCACAGATATTGTGTTGGGTGGTAACTACGAAGTTGAGCTGTCAAAGTTAGACAAGCCTTCGGAAGAGGAAGTTATCAAGCTTCGAGAAGCATGGCAAAAGCGTCACGACGCCGTTATTGCGGCCGGTGGTCTTCATATTATCGGTACGGTAAGACACGAGTCGCGTCGTATTGATAACCAGCTTAGAGGTCGTGCTGGGCGCCAGGGTGACCCAGGTGTATCTCGCTTCTATTTGTCACTGGATGACGACCTGATGCGTATCTTCGCCTCTGACCGCGTCAAGAACATGATGCAGGCTTTGGGGATGGAGAAGGGTGAGGCCATTGAACACCGTATGGTGACCAATGCAATTGAAAAAGCACAACGTAAAGTTGAAGGTCGTAACTTCGATATTCGTAAATCCTTGCTCGAGTATGATGATATTGCTAACGAGCAGCGCCAAGAGGTTTACCAGGTCCGCAACGAGATCTTAGAGTCAACTGATCTCTCGGAGATGATCCTTCGAATCCGTGAAGATGTTCTTGCTGAAACGGTAGCAGATTACATTCCTGCAATGTCACTGGAAGAGAACTGGGATGTAGAGGGCTTGGAGCGTGTTCTCGAGGCTGAGTTCGCGCTAAAATTGCCAATCTCAGAATGGATTGACGCGGAAAAAGATATCGATGAAGAGCGCATTGCCGAGCGTGTGCTTAACGCTGCCGTTGAGTACTATGAGCAAAAATCTGCTGAGGTAGGTGTGACGATGCGCCTGATCGAGAAGCAAGTTATGTTGCAGGTAGTTGATACGCATTGGAAGGATCATCTCTCCAATATGGATCACCTTCGCCAAGGTGTTAACCTTCGCGCCTACGCACAGAAAAACCCAAAGCAGGAGTACAAACGCGAGAGTTTCGAGTTGTTCTCCGAAATGCTGAGCAATATTAAGACCGAAATGATCCGCTTCCTGTCGGTCATGCAAGTAAAGCGTCCTGATGAGGCAGAAATGTTAGAACGTCAGCGTGCCGAGGCGGCTGAAAAAGAGCGTGCTAATGCGGCGCTTAATCAAAAACCAGCGGCACCCCGGGGGCCGCGCGTTGGACGAAATGATCCGTGTCCCTGTGGCTCGGGTAAGAAGTTCAAGCAGTGTCATGGTCAGTTGAATAAATAA
- the argJ gene encoding bifunctional glutamate N-acetyltransferase/amino-acid acetyltransferase ArgJ, whose protein sequence is MPVGKTQDGPDLSVAGLEIAVLEAGIRYPDRKDLVILRLEAGATVAGLFTSNRFCAAPVHVAKANLAKGDIRALVINTGNANAGTGQQGMDDAALSCELVATQLGYSAEQVLPYSTGVIGETLPMKRFAMGVEKASVESFGATWLEAATGIMTTDTVPKYAARTVNVAGSQVTIAGISKGAGMIKPNMATMLGFVATDAKIAREHLDTLASKLIEPSFNRITVDGDTSTNDAAMLIATGASGVELSPSVPGWEEFERELGEVLLFLAQAIVRDAEGATKFVTVKVNTTATSEEARLVAYAVAESPLVKTALYASDPNWGRILAAVGRAGIDDLDTEKVSIYLNEVEIVRNGAVSPDYMEEAGQAVMDLSEITINISLGRGSYSDTVYTCDFSHDYVSINADYRS, encoded by the coding sequence ATGCCAGTAGGTAAGACCCAAGACGGTCCAGATCTATCCGTAGCGGGATTAGAGATCGCAGTGTTAGAGGCGGGTATTCGTTATCCTGATCGTAAGGATCTTGTGATATTGAGGCTGGAGGCAGGCGCGACGGTTGCTGGGCTTTTCACCTCTAATCGATTTTGCGCCGCACCGGTTCACGTAGCGAAGGCAAATCTTGCCAAAGGCGACATCCGAGCGCTAGTCATCAACACCGGCAATGCCAATGCCGGAACAGGACAGCAGGGTATGGATGATGCCGCGTTAAGCTGCGAACTTGTTGCTACCCAGCTTGGTTATTCCGCGGAACAGGTATTACCTTATTCTACCGGTGTCATTGGTGAGACGCTGCCTATGAAACGTTTTGCAATGGGTGTTGAAAAGGCCTCAGTCGAATCATTTGGTGCCACCTGGTTGGAGGCTGCCACCGGTATCATGACCACGGACACGGTACCCAAATACGCGGCTAGAACCGTTAATGTCGCGGGTAGTCAGGTAACCATTGCTGGTATTTCTAAAGGCGCTGGGATGATCAAGCCTAATATGGCGACCATGCTGGGCTTCGTTGCGACCGACGCTAAAATAGCGCGAGAACACCTCGATACGCTAGCATCGAAGTTGATTGAGCCGAGTTTTAACCGAATCACCGTAGACGGCGATACGTCAACGAATGATGCGGCCATGCTCATTGCTACCGGTGCGAGTGGAGTGGAGTTGTCTCCTAGCGTGCCAGGCTGGGAAGAATTTGAACGGGAGTTGGGTGAGGTATTATTGTTCCTCGCTCAGGCGATTGTCCGCGATGCAGAGGGAGCTACCAAGTTCGTTACCGTAAAGGTTAATACCACAGCAACCTCCGAGGAAGCGCGTTTAGTGGCCTATGCCGTCGCCGAATCACCGTTAGTGAAGACCGCGCTATATGCCAGCGATCCTAACTGGGGTCGAATTCTCGCAGCAGTAGGACGTGCGGGTATCGATGACCTTGACACCGAGAAAGTGTCCATCTATCTCAATGAGGTTGAGATTGTACGAAATGGAGCAGTTTCTCCAGACTACATGGAAGAGGCGGGTCAGGCTGTCATGGATCTAAGTGAGATAACTATCAACATTTCACTTGGTCGAGGTAGTTATTCGGATACGGTGTATACCTGTGACTTCTCCCACGATTACGTATCGATAAACGCTGATTATCGGAGCTAA
- the mutT gene encoding 8-oxo-dGTP diphosphatase MutT: protein MVQQHIAIGLVICHGKALIAQRPIDKHQGGKWEFPGGKVEDGESASQAVVRELAEEVGLVLAEHQAISIGELAYQYPELALRFSLFVFNVENQHALAREGQLIDWLEVDLLTSRTFPKANREMIVMLERFLERGEGHVTSSL from the coding sequence ATGGTTCAGCAACATATTGCCATTGGCTTAGTGATATGCCATGGCAAAGCGCTAATTGCCCAGCGCCCGATAGATAAACATCAAGGTGGAAAGTGGGAGTTTCCTGGCGGAAAAGTCGAGGACGGTGAAAGTGCAAGTCAGGCAGTGGTGCGTGAGCTGGCCGAGGAAGTTGGGCTAGTGCTTGCGGAACATCAAGCAATTAGTATTGGCGAGCTAGCTTATCAGTATCCGGAGTTAGCGCTTCGATTCAGCCTTTTTGTTTTCAACGTGGAAAATCAACACGCATTGGCTAGAGAAGGTCAGTTGATAGATTGGTTGGAAGTTGATTTGTTGACGTCGCGAACATTTCCCAAGGCAAATAGGGAGATGATTGTGATGCTAGAGCGCTTTCTTGAACGGGGAGAAGGTCATGTCACGAGTAGTTTATAG
- a CDS encoding stress response translation initiation inhibitor YciH, whose protein sequence is MSRVVYSTDSGRMCPECEQPEAKCQCKAVEAVSLTDGVVRLRLDRKRKGAGVSQIEGLGIAGAELKKLAKELKAKCATGGAIKDGVVEIQGDHRERLKSLLEAKGYTVKLAGG, encoded by the coding sequence ATGTCACGAGTAGTTTATAGTACCGATTCGGGGCGGATGTGTCCCGAGTGCGAGCAACCTGAGGCCAAGTGCCAATGTAAGGCGGTGGAAGCAGTCTCGCTAACCGATGGAGTGGTTAGGCTTCGTTTAGATCGTAAGCGAAAGGGTGCCGGCGTTAGCCAAATTGAAGGGTTAGGTATCGCTGGTGCTGAGCTTAAGAAGCTTGCCAAGGAGCTGAAGGCAAAATGTGCCACCGGCGGTGCGATAAAGGATGGTGTTGTGGAAATACAAGGTGATCACCGTGAACGATTAAAGTCGTTGCTCGAAGCGAAAGGTTACACCGTGAAACTAGCCGGTGGCTAA
- a CDS encoding YchJ family metal-binding protein produces MICPCDTGKPYQACCKPLHEGTLAASPLALMRSRFSAFALNLIPYLNSTQTVEPIDTLDSSRWTRLLIHGAGDNWVRFSARWEASGQFGTLSEHSLFEQRNDQWLYTQGEQLEMPELSLPTRNANCWCASGKKFKRCHG; encoded by the coding sequence ATGATTTGTCCCTGTGATACCGGAAAGCCTTATCAAGCATGTTGTAAGCCTTTACACGAGGGAACGCTAGCAGCCAGCCCGCTCGCACTGATGCGTTCCCGCTTCAGTGCGTTTGCGTTGAACTTAATTCCCTACCTGAATAGCACCCAAACCGTTGAACCGATTGATACGCTCGATAGTTCGCGCTGGACAAGGCTACTCATCCACGGTGCCGGAGATAACTGGGTGCGTTTTTCGGCAAGATGGGAAGCGAGTGGTCAATTCGGGACCCTCTCCGAGCACTCACTCTTTGAACAACGAAATGATCAGTGGCTGTACACTCAGGGAGAGCAACTTGAGATGCCTGAGCTATCGTTGCCCACCCGAAACGCAAACTGTTGGTGCGCCTCAGGAAAGAAGTTTAAGCGTTGCCACGGTTAG
- a CDS encoding NUDIX hydrolase: MKFCNFCGSDLAQRVPNGDNRERHQCTKCDEIHYQNPKMVVGTLVSDGQGRILLCRRAIEPRHGFWTLPAGYMENGETTLEGALRETWEEAEANVNSPALYQIFNVPRINQVYFIYRASLDGAFGCGEESLECKLFHHDEIPWEELAFSTVYHCLKRWFENPDDHQVMERTIDYPARASS, translated from the coding sequence ATGAAATTTTGTAACTTTTGCGGGTCTGATTTGGCACAGCGAGTTCCAAATGGTGATAACCGCGAACGCCACCAGTGTACCAAGTGTGACGAAATACATTATCAGAACCCTAAAATGGTTGTCGGCACCCTTGTTAGTGACGGGCAGGGACGCATTCTTCTCTGTCGCCGAGCCATTGAGCCCCGTCATGGATTCTGGACCTTACCCGCAGGCTATATGGAAAATGGCGAAACAACGCTGGAAGGTGCGCTTCGAGAAACCTGGGAGGAGGCGGAAGCCAACGTTAACTCCCCCGCTCTATATCAAATTTTTAATGTACCGCGAATTAATCAGGTTTATTTCATCTATCGCGCATCGCTCGACGGCGCATTCGGCTGTGGCGAAGAATCACTGGAATGCAAACTCTTTCATCACGATGAGATTCCCTGGGAAGAGTTGGCGTTTAGCACGGTTTATCACTGTCTAAAACGCTGGTTCGAGAATCCTGACGATCATCAAGTGATGGAACGAACCATTGATTATCCGGCCAGAGCCTCAAGCTAA
- a CDS encoding CoA pyrophosphatase: MLDYQTLKLRATAYQTTPFFALPYSRSASVLFGLHQDDEDWHVVLTTRSQQLKHHSGEVAFPGGIIEPGEGPIEAALRESWEEIALPPAHVEVIRPLSSLVSKWGVHVTSVLGVIDSLPTLTANPDEIDQIFSVPMSFFVRKNISGTTRSRHKERAVAVPEYHYQGHRIWGMTSYIITDVAKQLFDSDIRMKEI; the protein is encoded by the coding sequence TTGTTGGATTATCAAACACTAAAACTCCGCGCGACAGCTTACCAGACGACGCCATTTTTCGCGTTACCCTACAGTCGTTCGGCTTCGGTATTATTTGGTTTGCATCAAGATGATGAGGATTGGCACGTCGTGCTAACTACTCGCTCCCAGCAGCTCAAGCACCACAGCGGTGAAGTTGCCTTTCCCGGAGGGATTATCGAACCTGGGGAGGGACCAATTGAAGCGGCTTTGCGAGAGAGTTGGGAGGAGATTGCGTTGCCTCCAGCACACGTAGAGGTGATTCGCCCGCTATCGTCGTTGGTGTCTAAGTGGGGGGTGCACGTGACCTCGGTCTTGGGTGTTATTGATTCGCTTCCTACGCTCACTGCAAACCCCGACGAAATTGACCAGATATTTAGTGTGCCTATGAGTTTCTTCGTGAGGAAGAATATTAGCGGAACAACCCGAAGCCGACATAAAGAGAGGGCAGTAGCTGTGCCTGAATATCACTACCAAGGTCATCGGATATGGGGTATGACGTCGTATATCATCACTGACGTTGCCAAGCAGCTCTTTGATAGCGATATTAGAATGAAGGAGATTTGA
- a CDS encoding gamma carbonic anhydrase family protein has product MLFKLGGKSPLIYGEQHFIAPTAALIGEVVLHPRSSVWFSAVIRADNALIEVGEDSNIQDGSVLHTDAGIPLRVGRGVTVGHQVMLHGCEIGDYSLIGINTTILNGAKIGKSCIIGANSLVTEGADIPDFSLVMGSPAKVIRQLDPSTYELLKASADHYVDNAERYLDQLEEIL; this is encoded by the coding sequence ATGTTATTTAAACTTGGAGGTAAGTCTCCTCTGATATACGGCGAACAACACTTTATTGCACCCACTGCAGCCTTGATTGGTGAGGTGGTTTTACATCCCCGTTCTTCGGTGTGGTTTTCGGCTGTTATTCGTGCCGACAACGCACTGATTGAAGTGGGTGAGGATAGTAATATACAGGATGGATCAGTGTTGCATACCGATGCGGGTATCCCGCTCCGGGTGGGTCGTGGGGTGACGGTTGGTCACCAGGTCATGTTGCATGGTTGCGAGATAGGGGATTACTCGTTGATTGGCATCAATACTACTATTTTGAATGGCGCTAAGATTGGTAAATCGTGTATTATCGGCGCGAACTCATTAGTCACCGAGGGAGCCGATATTCCAGATTTCTCTCTGGTTATGGGTTCGCCAGCTAAGGTTATCCGCCAGCTAGACCCATCAACCTATGAGCTGCTCAAAGCCTCAGCAGATCATTATGTGGATAATGCAGAGCGCTATCTTGATCAATTAGAGGAAATCCTATGA
- a CDS encoding DUF1289 domain-containing protein, producing the protein MSVASPCIGVCALDNDDICIGCFRTADDITEWQLYSEEEQIACIKESNERAQALGMSL; encoded by the coding sequence ATGAGCGTAGCTTCACCTTGTATCGGCGTTTGTGCGCTTGATAATGACGATATCTGTATCGGTTGCTTTCGCACCGCCGATGATATTACCGAGTGGCAGCTATACAGCGAAGAAGAGCAGATTGCCTGTATCAAAGAATCGAATGAGCGTGCTCAGGCTCTGGGTATGAGCCTGTAA
- a CDS encoding HlyC/CorC family transporter gives MNELSDSFLLATLAMLILTSAFFSGSETGMMALNPYKLKHRVNSGNKGAKRASRLLEKPEKLIGIILIGNNLVNIGASAIATVLAMRWFGDAGVLIATGALTIIILIFAEVTPKTLAAHRPELIAIPASSVLTPLLVIFSPLVWLVNHASKLLLRILGLKTSDGQRHILSTDELKTVVEEGGKQISPTYKGMLLNILDLDKMTVEDIMVPRNEVQTIDANDSFAEIERQISQSEYTRIPIVNGDINDVVGILHLRNALNLFKSSDSIEKDQLIAAAHDAYFVPESTPLSTMLVNFQKQQRRIGLVVDEYGDVQGLVTLEDLLEEIVGRFTTDTKDDDDIVVIADNNFSIDATALVRDVNKALDWELPIDGPKTMNGLIVETLEQIPEAPVAIRVGHYILEAQVIDTQRIKTISAYRLED, from the coding sequence TTGAACGAGTTATCGGACAGCTTTCTGCTGGCGACCCTTGCAATGCTAATCCTTACTTCGGCCTTTTTTTCGGGTTCCGAAACCGGAATGATGGCACTCAATCCCTACAAGCTAAAGCACCGTGTAAATAGCGGTAACAAAGGCGCAAAGCGAGCAAGCCGCTTACTTGAAAAGCCCGAGAAGCTGATTGGCATTATTCTGATAGGGAATAATCTGGTTAATATTGGCGCGTCTGCCATTGCAACCGTCTTGGCTATGCGCTGGTTTGGTGATGCGGGTGTACTTATCGCAACCGGAGCCTTAACGATTATTATTCTTATTTTCGCGGAGGTGACACCGAAAACCTTGGCCGCTCACCGACCAGAATTGATCGCTATTCCCGCATCCAGTGTTCTTACTCCGCTGCTTGTCATTTTCTCACCCTTAGTTTGGCTAGTAAACCACGCCTCGAAGTTACTACTTCGCATCCTAGGTTTAAAGACATCCGATGGCCAGCGTCATATCCTCAGTACTGATGAATTGAAAACGGTAGTCGAAGAAGGCGGTAAACAAATTTCTCCTACTTACAAGGGAATGCTGCTAAACATCCTCGATCTCGATAAGATGACAGTCGAAGATATTATGGTGCCCCGAAATGAAGTCCAGACTATTGATGCCAATGATAGCTTTGCTGAGATCGAGCGACAAATTTCACAGAGCGAGTACACTCGCATCCCAATCGTAAATGGTGATATCAATGACGTCGTTGGTATTCTTCACCTTCGAAACGCTTTAAACCTATTCAAAAGCAGCGATTCCATTGAAAAGGACCAACTTATTGCGGCCGCCCACGACGCCTACTTCGTGCCGGAAAGTACTCCACTTTCAACCATGTTGGTTAACTTTCAGAAACAACAGCGTCGCATTGGTCTGGTGGTGGATGAATATGGTGATGTTCAGGGCCTAGTCACACTTGAGGATCTTCTTGAGGAGATCGTTGGCCGCTTTACTACTGATACTAAGGATGACGACGATATCGTTGTGATCGCGGACAACAACTTTTCCATTGATGCGACAGCACTCGTTAGGGATGTAAACAAAGCATTGGATTGGGAATTGCCTATTGATGGTCCAAAGACTATGAACGGGCTTATTGTTGAGACGCTTGAGCAAATTCCAGAGGCCCCGGTTGCCATTCGGGTTGGCCATTACATACTGGAAGCCCAGGTAATCGATACGCAGCGTATTAAGACGATTAGCGCGTACCGACTAGAAGATTAA